GCGTTTTTTTCAAAAGCCTTTGTCACGTCCATCCCTCAAACCTGAATCCTTGCCCGGTCATAGCCTGCAAAACCTCACCAGCAGATATTTTGTAATTGCCCAGAGAATGTATGGTGACGGATGTTTCCTGTAGAGCTGTATCTCGTTTTTCGAGGCCATGAGACGCAGATTAAAAGGAATCTTCCTCCTGTCTCTCCTCCAGCCACGGCAATGAAAGGCAACAAGACAGGGCTCATAGACAAGATCATAGCCATCCCGATGCAATCGCAGTGAAAGTTCAATGTCCTCCTTGTACAGAAAAAAAAGCGGGTCAAAAACTTCTTCGCCATATCTTCTCAGTACCTCAACCGGACATATCATTAACGCTCCGCAAACTGCCGGCAGAGTATTTTTTTTATTATACCGGCCTCGATCCTTCTCCCCCATACCCCGGTCATACCAGCGACCATACCATTTGCGGAAGATACCGGTGGAATCTATCTTCCCGGTAGCCCTGTTTTTTCCCGGATCATAGCCCAAAAGTTTACCGGAAAGTATGCCGATTTTCTTCTTCCCATCCATTACATCAAGGACTTTGGCAAGAAAACCCGGGGGAAGAAAGGTATCCGGATTCAGAAACACGACTATTCCCTCAAGATCCTGTACAAGGGAAAACCCGAGATTATTTGCCCTTCCAAAACCTATATTACCAGTCTTCACCAGCTTGATATTGTCTGCCTTTCTGCAACATTCCAGGTACTGTCTGTCTGCAGAACCACTGTCCACAATGATAATTGATGTTATTTCAACAGTCTGCGCGGCCAGGTGGGTAAGACACTGGGGCAGGACTTCCTGAGAATCATGGGTAACAATGATTATATGTATTCCGGCAGTCATGGAAGGACCCCGATCAGAAGAATATCCTGCAATACCACCCAAAGAGAAGATTTGTTTTCCCTTCCGCGCTCCTTCGTGCCATTATCGACTCCACCGCTTCTTTTTCCGAAGTGACAACAGCACGCCTGAACTCTTTTTCCAAAATATTACCGGGATCAGCCAGGATTTCCCTTCTTTTGCCGATAACCTCCGGCAAAAGCCTGAATGTTTCCAGGATACCCCTGCAATATGAGAAAAACATCCTCTTTTTAACAACAAAAAGGAGCCAGGCAAACTGATAAATGGTGAAAGGAAAGAGAAAACGCAGAGCCATGCCAAATGAGTAATTCTTGACCACTACAGCAAAATTATTCCTGGTAGACAACCGAATCGTAAACGCATTCACTTTCTTTCCCGTAGTGGCACTGCCGATATGAAAGACCATGGCGGAAGAGAGATACCGGCAGCGCATACCCAACCGCCTCGCCCTCAGGTTCAAGTCGACGTCTTCAAGGTAGGCGAAAAAAACATTGTCAAAAAGACCAACCTTATCAAAAAACTTTCTACTGTACAGGGCGCCACCACCACAGGCACCAAAAACATCCCTGTCAACCCGGTACATATCACTATCCTTTTCCATTGTACCAAGTCGATAGCCGACTCCGCCACGCAGCACGGCATCTCCTGCCCCGTCAAGAAAGTCCCGATTATTGAAATTGATCATCTTCAGGGCAAAAAAATCATACTTCTTGTATTTTTCTATCCCCTGGATCAGGTGTTCAAGACAGTCAGGTGCCACTTCCATATCATTATTCAACAGGAGTATCCAGGATGCCCGCGCTTTGCGGATTCCCCGGTTGACCGCCACTGAAAAGCCGCGATTTTCCGTGAACCGGAGAAGTCTGACTTTGGGAAATTCATTTTCCAGCAATTCCAGGGAACCGTCTTCCGAACCGTTATCCACAACCGTTACACAAAAATTTCGGTTTGTCTGGACCTCAAGAGAAGACAGACAGTGGGCCAGCATCTGCCGGCCGTTCCAATTGGGAATAACAATCTCAATCAATGGATTTTCCATTGACATTACTGTTCCCCACTTTCCTGCTCGCTTCCGAAAACATGTTTAACGAAATAAACCGGTTTACTCTGTGACTCGTGATATGTCCTGGCCTGAAGTTCGGCAATCAGCCCAAGTGAAATAAACTGAATACCTATGAAAATAAGCAGTACTGCCAGAAAAAGAAGAGGCCTGTCGGCAAGAGGAACTCCCATGAACTGCCGCTGTATGGTCATAATAAGAGCAATGAGAAAACCGATTCCACCACAGAGAACACCCATCAGACCAAAAACCTGAATCGGTCTGGTGGCGTAGCTGAGCAGAAATTTAACGGTCATAAGATCAAGAATAACCCTGATAGTCCGCGAGATACCATACTTGGATGAACCAAACCTTCTTGGCCTGTGATTCACCTTGACCTCGGTAAAATCTATCCCCATTCCGGAAGCAATTGCCGGAATGAACCTGTGCATCTCACCATACAATCGTACATTTTTAATCACTTCCTTCTTAAATGCCTTCAGGGTACAGCCATAGTCATGGAGATTGACACCCGTAGTTTTCGAGATAATCTTGTTGGCGATAATGGAAGGCAACCGTCTGTTTATAAAGGCGTCCTTACGGTCATAACGCCATCCTGTCACCACATCATTACCAGCTTCAATCTCCACCAGGAGTTTCGGGATATCGTGGGGATCATTCTGCAGATCAGCATCCATAGTAATAATGACATCCCCTTCGGCGTAATCAAATCCGGCAGCCATGGCTGCTGTCTGACCGAAATTTTTCCTGAAACTGATTACCACCACATGACTGTCCTTTTCCTGTATTTCTTTCAGGAGCTCAAGACTTCGATCGGTGGAACCGTCATCGATGAAGAGTATTTCATATTCATGATCGATTGCACTCAGAACTTCATTCAGCTCCTGGTATAACAGGGGAATATTTTTTTCCTCATTGAGCAACGGTATAACAATAGAGAGTAACACAGCAATATCTCCACATAAAATTTTTAAGTCAGATTTCTTTATTTCCACCATGTTGCAGAGTGTCGGCAGTATCAGGAATAAATTTCTGCCTGTACGTCAGGTATACGATGTAACCGATTGCACCCATAAACAGCATTTTCAGGCGAAGCAGCAACCCCATGGCCAGGGATTCAGCACCACCCACACCCACCAGCAGAAAATAAAAAACAAAGACCGATTCAAAATAACCCAGATTCCCCAATAATGTGACCGGTACATGGGCAACCAGCATTATAGCCGGAACAATGGCACAGATAGCCAGAAAATCGACATGAACATCAAATGCCATAAAGGCTGTATACACATTCACCCATGTAAGAAGATAGAACAGGACAGTAAGAAGGATAAGACGCTGGAGAAAACGTTTGTTTTCTCTTACCGCGGCCATCGCAACATCCAGTTCCTTCCGCAGTTTTTTTAAACGATCAATAATGCCTGAATACAGTCTTTCCAGACTGTCGGCAACTCTTTTAAAAAATCCCAGCAAAGGAACATCACCCGTTTTACGCAATATGGCCAGGCAAAACCTGGCAATCCCGTCAGGGAGTGCAAAAGGGTTTTCTGCCTTCCAGACCCAGATGGTAATCATGGCAAGACAGCCTCCGGCCAGTGCCGGAAATAAAATATAGGGGCTCTGATAGAGCCCGGTTTGAAAGAGTGGAGCCACTGTCACCAGGAAAAAAAGAAAGAAAATACCAGAAAAACGTTCAACAAATACACTGACGGCAGAGTATCCCTGGTTCTCAATCAATCTTCCTGCGTAATATGAACGGACGACATCACCCCCTACGGTGGAGGGCAGAATATTAGAAAAAAAATAACCCACCATGTAAATCCGAAATAACTCCCGGTATGGAATATCGTCTTTCAAGTCGAGAATCAATTTCCATTTTGCACAACTCGCAGCAACCATGACAACGGTCACAACGAAGGACAACAAAAAAAACACCCAGTTGATCCGGGAAAAAAGCTCAAGCAGTTCATTCCCCCGTACAAAAGAAAGCAGTACCGAAAAAAAAGCAATACTGAGGACGATTTTTATAATCAGCTTTACCGGGCCGGGAATCTTGTTCATTCTCTTTCTATAACTGAATTTTATGCAATTTCTTCATATTCATACGTGCTGAAACCTCAATCCTGCAATTGGCAGGTTCGGAGTCTACGCTACCTGCCAAAGATGCGGGTTAGGTGAAAACCGACATCAATACCACATATTCACCATATTACCAAGAAAAGACGGTGAATTTACCGTTTTCTCACTCTGCAGCCTGTTTAGCCTTGATCCAGCCCACACGAATATAATACTGCTGACCACAGTCCAGCCACCTGCTGCAACTGTCTTCGTTTGTCTTTTTTGGATAGTCCGAACTGTTTTTTCTGTCCACACGACAAACACCGCTTTGACTATTTTTCAACCTGTAATATTTACAGGTCAGACAGAGCTTTTTTATCTTATAATTCATTAAAAACACCTTGGAAATCAGGAAACGGGATTGAACCGTTCCAGTACTCTGAAAGCGGAAAAAGATCGATTACCGGCCCTGTAAAACCATTTTTTATCATAAATTTTTTAAAAATTTCCTTTGAATCAACAGCGATTCTCTCATCCTCATCAATGAACCTGTTATAAATCAGGGCAGCGACCTGCAGATTTCTTCTCCGGGCCAGCTCCAGACTGTTGAGAGTGTGATTGATGGATCCCAGTTTCGGACCGGACACGAGGATGAGAGGATACTGTTCTTTCTGCAGATAATCAATAAAGAGGATATCCTCAGTCAGGGGAACAGATAAACCACCGGCTCCTTCAAAAAGCACCACATCAAACTGTTCCAGGAGAAGATCGGTCGCCCTCCTGATCCTGCCAATATCAATGGTCCTGCCATCGAGCGTCGCCGCCAGGTGTGGCGAGCAGGGGACAGAAAACAGGTAGGGACATGTCAGATCCTCCCTGTCCATATCAAGAAGGTCGATCCCCATCAAACGTCTGTGAACCACGATATCCTCACTGATATCCGTACATCCGGTCTGAACTGCTTTCTGGGTAATCACCTTGATTCCCCTTTCCTGCAATGCTCTCGCCATAAGGCCGACAGCAACAGTTTTACCAATATCCGTATCAATGCCCGTTATGCAGTAAACCTTTTTCAATTTTTTCTCCAGTTTTTCGGGCAATTATGAAAATCGCCACATAGCTTACCGGAATCCCGAAATCATCTTCAAAACGTGCTCTATACTCCCTTTCAAACTTTCTGAATTCCGAAACCTTCCACCCGGGGCTGCCAAGTCCCCGACCCCGGTCTTCCGTATATGTCGAAGCACAGCTCTGACAGACGGCAGATAAATACGTTTTCTTTCCCTGTGGATATGAACGAGATCAAAAAAGGCGGTTGTTATCTTTTGAAGTTCAGAATGTTCAAGATAAGGCAGTCCTCTTCCCGTAAGTGAGCGGATTTCCTCCATGGTGCCCGGGCCGAAGAGAGAAAAAGCCAGAATACCACCTTCATTCAGGCAACCATGAATTCGGGCAAAGAGTTTTTCGAGGTCCTGAAGCCATTGAAAAGTGGATGAGGAGAGAACAATATCGAGTCCTTCCGGTAAAATTTGCGCTTCTATATCTCCGGGAAGAAGATGTATTTCTTTGACATTTCTCTTTATTCTTTCAGCGGTAATTGAGCAGAATTCCGGGACAATATCGTTGAGCCAGATCGATTTTACAACATGTGCCGAACAGATTAATTCCGTCAGAAACCCGGTACAGCATCCAATTTCAAGAACCCTTGAAAACGCTGAAATCTCATGCCGGGACAGCAGATTAAAAAACTGCCTGCTGATCTCCTGTTGAACAGTGGCATTGTCTTCATACGTTTCAAGACATGACCCAAAATGTTTGGCAACACGTTCTTTATCCAGTACTGTTTTCATCGTATCGTAACAGAACAGACAAGCTGGTCCCAGCTCTGCCATTCGTAAAAAAGAAAATGAAACCCTGGCAAAGTTTTAATAGCCCTGTCTTTCCAGAAATATAACTGATTACGTGTGGGGATAATCCAGTCATTCTCTGCGACAATAATTTCGTCATATACAGACAGACCAGCTGGAACACAGTCAGTACTTTTCCTGAGTATTTCCAGCTCTCCACGCTGACTTACAATACTTCTTTCGGGCTGATTACTCAGAAATTTTCTTAAATTTGTCTTTTCCCTGCACATCCTGCGGTAAAACTTCTTCCTGGCTTCCTCCCCAAATTCCGCCAGGGTATCATCATAGATTTTTTCAGGGATACCCCTGGTATCATCAACCGGACAAAGGGTACCGTTTATGGCAATTGTCCTCGTAAATAATTTTCTTTTCCGGGCGAATATTTTCTGTCCGACCCAGACCCCCATGGACCAGCTTACCAGAATCACTTCTTTATAAGCAGTAAAGAGCGCTTCCATATCCCGATCTGTCGTCTCCATGGTGCGAAAATCGAAAAACATACAGACATCATATTCTTCGGCCATAAGCGGTCGAAACGGTCTGTCATCCATTCCCCAGCCGTTGAAAAAAACAATCAGGGTATCACACTTCTTTTTATGGAGCCATATCTGTCTCAAACCTCAATATTTCTATGACCGGCTCCGGTTCATAGCCTCCGCAAGCTGTTCTGGAAATGCTTTTATGTCATCCCAATTCATACCGGCCGTGAGTGACAACCTGAATCTCGCGGTACCTTCGGGAACGGCCGGTGGCCTTACCGGAAACACAAGATATTTCTTATCCCGCATCATTTCCGCAAGCGTTACCGCCAGTTTATCTTCGCCGATCATTACGGGAACAATGTTGGTGGAACCATCCGTCACCAAGCCATTTTTTACCAGTTCCGACCGTAATTTCCCGGAAAGGGACTGAAGATGCCTCCGTTTTTTTTCACACAGAAGAATCTCTTCCAGAACAAACAGGTTCCAGTTGTGAATAATCGGAGGCAAACCGGTGGTGAATATAAATGACCGGCTGTGGTTTACAAGATACCTGGAGATTTCCTCTGCACAGATAACAAAGGCACCCATTGAGGCAGGAGCCTTGCCAAATGTTCCCACAAGATAATCTACACCTCTCAGACAGCCCTGTTCCTCTGCCATACCAAGGCCTTTTTCTCCATAGAGGCCAATGGCATGGGCCTCGTCCAGATAAAGGGTACAATCAAATTCCTCTTTAACAGCTACCAGTTTGCCGATATCGACGACATCACCATCCATACTGAAAACAGACTCGCTGACGATGATCACTTTTTCGAACCGTTTTCTCAATTTTTTCAGCAGAGAAACAAGATGATCATAATCCCGGTGACGATACCTTTTGTAGGTCGCTTGACACAGTCTCATACCGTCCATTATGGATGCATGATTCAGTTTATCACTGAGAATAAGATCTTTTCTCCCTAACAATGCGGGAAGAATTCCAATATTTGCATGATATCCGGAATTGAAGAGAAGGCAGCCACTCCTCCCATAGACTTCCCGAAGACGTTTTTCCAGCTTCCGGGCAACCTCCGAGTCTCCGGTCAGAAGGCGCGATGAGGTAGATCCAAGCGCGAAATAATCCAGGGAATACCGATCTCCGGATTCCATGAAAAACCTCTCATGCAGCTCCCTGTCCCCCCGAATCCAAGGTAATCGTTGGAAGTCATATTGAGCATCCGGTGCCTGCCATACTTTATATGACAGCCTTCACGTCCGGAGAGAGGCTTGAGATAGCGCAATCTTCCAGTATTTTCAAGTTGCGCCAGTTTGTCACGGTATGAGCTCATGAGTCCGCCTCAATTTCCAGAACTTTTCGAATACCCGCCAGCAGGAACTCCAGTTCATCCTGTTGAATAATATAGGGCGGCATTACATAGACAAGCTTACCAAAAGGCCTGACCCAGATACCATGTTCAACAAACCGTTTCTGGATACGTTCCATGTTGACCGGTTGCTTGAGCTCAACAACCCCGATTGCCCCGAGAACACGGACATCGGCCACAGTTTCCAACTGGTTGCAGGGAGCAAATCCTTTTTTTAAAACAGACTCAACCGCCTTAACCCGTTGTCGCCAGTCGGAATCAAAGAGCAATTCGAGGGAGGCGATGGCCACCCGACACCCAAGGGGGTTGGCCATAAAAGTGGGGCCATGCATGAAAACACCCGGCTCGTTTTTTGACAAGACCCGACCCACATGCTCCCCGGCCATAACTGCAGCCATAGTCATGTAACCACCTGTAAGCGCCTTGCCCAGGCACATGATATCCGGGACAATCCCGGCATGATCACAGCCAAACAGCTCACCTGAGCGACCAAATCCGGTCGCAATTTCATCCGCTATCAGCAGAACTTCAAACTCGTCACAGAGTTCTCTTACCTTTCGTAAATATTGCGGATGATAAAATCTCATCCCGCCGGCACCTTGGACAATCGGCTCCAGAATAACACCACAGATACGTTGATGATTTTTTCGGATCAGGTTTTCAAAAGAATCAATATCACTTTCATCCCAGGCATCTGAAAAACGACAGCGGGGAGTATCTGCAAAATAATATTCCGGCAGAACTCCCTTGTATATGGAGTGCATTCCCCCTATGGGATCACAGACAGACATGGCGTGAAAACTATCCCCATGATACCCTGAACGGAGAGTGAGAAACCTGTTTTTTCCGTTGATTCCCTGGGCGAAAGAGTACTGAATGGCCATCTTCATGGCAACTTCAACTGCGATGGAACCGGAATCGCAGAAAAATACACGGTTGAGCCCGGGCGGCATGTGTTCAATCAGTATTTTTGCCAGAGTAACGGCCGGTTCATGGGTCAATCCGCCGAACATCACATGGGCCAGGGTATCCACCTGCTCCTTGATCGCATTATTGAGACGGGGGTGATTATAACCATGGATTACCGACCACCAGGAGGCCATACCGTCAATGAGTTCCGTCCCGTCATTGAGCCTGATCCTGCAACCATCAGCAGACTCAACAAGAAATACGGGAAGTGGTTTTTCAATGGAGGTATAGGGATGCCAGAGATGTTTCCGATCAAAGGCCAGTATTTCCTCTGCTCTCCTGCCCCCGTTCTCCAAGGCACCCATCCTATTTTTTTTCATTTCCGTCAATGTCAAAACCGAGATCCTTCACCATCCTGACATCTTCCCTGAGACTGTTACCGACCGTCGTCAGGTAATCGCCGACAATTGCACCATTGGCTCCTGACATGAAACAACGACCCTGCTGGTCGCCAAGGAGATTTCTGCCGCCTGCAAGCCTGATTACAGCCCTGGGATTGATAAACCGAAACATGGCTATAGTGGTCAGCACTTCTCCAACCCCCAGGGGTTTCAGGTGTGCAAAAGGTGTATTGGCAATGGGTGTCAGGATATTGATGGGAATTGAGAGAATACCGAGATCACGCAGTTCAAAGGCCAGTTCAAGCCGCTGCTCACCACTTTCTCCCATACCTATGATCCCCCCGGAACAGATATCCATTCCGGCCTGGCGGGCAATCTGTATTGTTTCAACCTTTTCTTCCCAGGTATGGGTTGTACAGACCTTTTTGAAAAAACTCCGACAGGTTTCAAGGTTGCAATGGTATCTGCGAACACCCATGGCTTTTAATCTTTCTGCTTTTTCTCTGGTAAGAAATCCCATGGACGCACAGAAAAGCATGCCGGTTTTTTCTTCGAGCAACTTATAGATTGTTTCAATTTCATCCAGGAGAGAATGGGAAACAGCCCTGCCGGCAGTAACAAGGGAAAACCGCCTGACACCCTGTTGCTCATTCTGCAGGGCCATCTTCAACGCGGTTTCACTGGCCACAATATCATAGGTTGTGACATCAACCTCGTAGTGGGAGGATTGGGCGCAGAACTTACAGTTCTCCGAGCATCTCCCTGATCTTGCGTTGACAATGGAACAAAGATCAAAATTATTACCATGGATACTTTTCCGCAACTCATCGGCAGCATTGTACAGTTCGGAGGGAGAGGCGCACTCCGCCAGCTCAATTGCCTGTTCAAAGCTCAGGTCCTCCCCGGCCTGCACTTGACGCAGGTATTTTTTTATCATGGGAGTTTCCTCAAGCCGCTGCACAGGTACGCAATTTTTCAAGACATGCCTCAAGAGACCCTGGAGAATCAAACTGCAGTGCAGTCACTTTTTTTCCTCGAGGAACAATTTTCCGCATCATCCCCTTGAGAACTGATTTGGGTCCCACTTCAATGAAGGTATCAATCCCTTCGGCCAGCATGGATTGGATGATCTCACACCACCTCACCCTGGACGCTATCTGCCTGGCCATCATTGATTTGATTTTACCCGTATCCTTTTCCTGTTCTGCGGAAACATTGAAATAAACGGGGACATTGGGCGTTTTGAACTCTATCTTTTCCATATATTCTGCAAAATCAGGTACAGCACCTGCCACAAGCGGAGAGTGATTGGCAACACTCACATTCAGTGGAATCACCCGCGCACCTTTTTCTTCAACGAGAGCTGTCACCGCATCGAGTCCTTCAATATCTCCAGAAATGACGGTTTGAAGAGGTGTATTATGATTTGCGGCAGTAACAACACCACATTTATCGCACCCGCCAATTACCTCTTCAATCTCCTCAACACTCAGACCGAGAACCGCCCGCATTCCTCCGGGATTGGCAGTCCCTTCTCTTTCCATCAGCATTCCTCTCTTGCTGACGAGTTTCAGTGTATCTTCAGCATTGAGAACTCCTGCACCATACAGGGCGGAATATTCACCCAGGCTGTGCCCGGCAAAACAGTTTACATTAAACTCATCACCACCATCTTTTAAAAAGGCATGCCAGCATATCAGATTTGTGATGGTAATGGCCGGTTGCAGATTGGCCACCCTGGTGAGATCCTCAAGAGGCCCCTCTCCACACAGGCGATTCAGATTCAGATCGCATGCAGCCTCGGCCATGGCCATCAACTCCTTATATTCATTATCTTTTTCAATAAACTCCTGCCCCATTCCTATATATTGAGATCCCTGGCCGGGAAAAAGTACTGCCAGTTTCATTTACTTCACCTCGTTTGCTGTTTTCCGAACTTCTATAATATTAATAATAAGAAAGAGTCCCGCCCCCACGCAAATCGCTGAATCGGCGAAATTGAAGGCTGGCCAGTGATACCCCTTGAATTGAAAATCAAGAAAATCAACCACTGATCCATATCGAATTCTATCGATTATATTGCCGGCCGCTCCACCACTGATAAGGCCCAGAGCAATACCATAAAGACTGTTTTCCCTTTTCAACCTGTACCAGGCCACCGTCAGACCGACTATGGCAAGAGTTCCGATACCCAGGAAAAAATAGTGTCTCCAGGGAGAGTTAACATCAGCGAACATGCTGAACGCCGCACCACTGTTTGTCACATATACCAGGTTAAAAAAGGAGGGAATAATTTCCCGTGACTCATAGAGCTGAAAAGAGCCAAGTATCCATTGTTTACTCAGTTGATCAGCACAAATTGCAATTCCCAGGAATACAAAATATACCATCTCAGGAAACAACCCCCGCGCATCTCTCACAAATCCGGGGATGGTTCTGATCCTTCCCGACAGTGATGGAGCGAATCCAGCATCGCTCACACTTTTCTCCGGGAGCAGCAACAACACGGATCTTCAATCCTTCCATCTCCTCACTTTCAAACAGGATCCCTTCATCTTTTTCGTCATCAAATCGGGAAAGTTTCGAGATAATAGAAATCTCTTTTATCGTTTCCCATTCCGATTCAACAAATTTTTTCAGATCCCCTTCCGACCGAAGAAGCACCTCCGCTTCCAGTGAATGACCTATTACCTTCTCCCGCCGGGCAATTTCCAGTGCTTTTGTGATTTCTGAACGTACCCGGATGAGCTGTTCCCACTTTTCCATCATTTCCCGGTTATATTTTACACCGGCTGGCTTTTTTGGAAAATCAGCAAAAAATACACCCTCTTCAAAGGGTGCCTTCGGATCAAGGGAATAGAGGTGATTCCAGGCCTCTTCCGCGGTAAAACAGAGAACAGGTGCGAGCAGTCTCAGCAGTCCGTCCAGAATTGTAAAAAGAACAGTCTGTGCCGAGCGACGAAGGGGAGAATCGGTACCGGATACATAAAGCCTGTCCTTGAGAATATCCAGATAAAAAGAGCTCATGGTTATACCACAGAAATAATTAAGACTCTGGTAAATGGAATGGAACTCATATTGTTCATAATTCTCCTTCACCCTGCTCAGCAGCTCATCAAATTTGGCCAGGGCCCAGCGATCCAGCTCCGGCAGTTTATCATGGGCAACGCAGTTCTTTTCCGGATCAAAATCACTTAGATTCCCCAGCATGTACCGAATGGTATTTCTGATTTTTCTGTAGGAGTCAGAAACCTGTTTGAGGATTTCATCCGAAACCTTGATATCATCCCGATACTCTTCACTGGAAACCCACAACCGGAGAATCTCCGCGCCATATTTTTCTATGACTTCACCAGGTGCCACAACATTCCCGACAGATTTCGACATCTTCTTTCCCTGTCCGTCAACCACGTATCCATGAGTCAGCACCCCTTTAAAGGGTGCCCGGCCCTTGTGCCGGTTGAAACGAGAAGAGAGCTCTGAAACCAGCCCCTGTGCTGATCACTGCCCTCCAGGTAAAGATCAGCGGGAGAGTGAAGTTCAGGACGTTCCTCACAGACAGCAGCATGACTTACACCGGAATCAAACCAGACATCGAGAATATCATCCTCTTTGAAAAAATCGCTGGCGCCGCATTTGGAGCAGGTCATTTCTTCAGGGAGAAATTCCTCCACTTTATGACTGAACCATGCATCTGCGCCCTCTTTGAGGAAAAGTTCATCTATTTTTTCAACGACTTTTTCATTTATAACAACCTCCCCACATGAACGGCAGCTGATGACTGTAATGGGTACACCCCAAGTTCGCTGGCGTGAAAGACACCAGTCAGGACGTCCTTCAACCATTCCATAAATTCGCTGCATCCCCCAGGATGGAACCCATTTCACTTCTTTAATGGCCGCAAGCGCTCTGGTACGCAGCTCATTATTTTTCATTGAAATAAACCACTGGGGAGTGGCACGGTACATGACCGG
The DNA window shown above is from Desulfomarina profundi and carries:
- the lspA gene encoding signal peptidase II; translated protein: MVYFVFLGIAICADQLSKQWILGSFQLYESREIIPSFFNLVYVTNSGAAFSMFADVNSPWRHYFFLGIGTLAIVGLTVAWYRLKRENSLYGIALGLISGGAAGNIIDRIRYGSVVDFLDFQFKGYHWPAFNFADSAICVGAGLFLIINIIEVRKTANEVK
- the bioB gene encoding biotin synthase BioB, producing the protein MIKKYLRQVQAGEDLSFEQAIELAECASPSELYNAADELRKSIHGNNFDLCSIVNARSGRCSENCKFCAQSSHYEVDVTTYDIVASETALKMALQNEQQGVRRFSLVTAGRAVSHSLLDEIETIYKLLEEKTGMLFCASMGFLTREKAERLKAMGVRRYHCNLETCRSFFKKVCTTHTWEEKVETIQIARQAGMDICSGGIIGMGESGEQRLELAFELRDLGILSIPINILTPIANTPFAHLKPLGVGEVLTTIAMFRFINPRAVIRLAGGRNLLGDQQGRCFMSGANGAIVGDYLTTVGNSLREDVRMVKDLGFDIDGNEKK
- the fabD gene encoding ACP S-malonyltransferase: MKLAVLFPGQGSQYIGMGQEFIEKDNEYKELMAMAEAACDLNLNRLCGEGPLEDLTRVANLQPAITITNLICWHAFLKDGGDEFNVNCFAGHSLGEYSALYGAGVLNAEDTLKLVSKRGMLMEREGTANPGGMRAVLGLSVEEIEEVIGGCDKCGVVTAANHNTPLQTVISGDIEGLDAVTALVEEKGARVIPLNVSVANHSPLVAGAVPDFAEYMEKIEFKTPNVPVYFNVSAEQEKDTGKIKSMMARQIASRVRWCEIIQSMLAEGIDTFIEVGPKSVLKGMMRKIVPRGKKVTALQFDSPGSLEACLEKLRTCAAA
- the bioA gene encoding adenosylmethionine--8-amino-7-oxononanoate transaminase, yielding MKKNRMGALENGGRRAEEILAFDRKHLWHPYTSIEKPLPVFLVESADGCRIRLNDGTELIDGMASWWSVIHGYNHPRLNNAIKEQVDTLAHVMFGGLTHEPAVTLAKILIEHMPPGLNRVFFCDSGSIAVEVAMKMAIQYSFAQGINGKNRFLTLRSGYHGDSFHAMSVCDPIGGMHSIYKGVLPEYYFADTPRCRFSDAWDESDIDSFENLIRKNHQRICGVILEPIVQGAGGMRFYHPQYLRKVRELCDEFEVLLIADEIATGFGRSGELFGCDHAGIVPDIMCLGKALTGGYMTMAAVMAGEHVGRVLSKNEPGVFMHGPTFMANPLGCRVAIASLELLFDSDWRQRVKAVESVLKKGFAPCNQLETVADVRVLGAIGVVELKQPVNMERIQKRFVEHGIWVRPFGKLVYVMPPYIIQQDELEFLLAGIRKVLEIEADS